A genomic stretch from Salarias fasciatus chromosome 10, fSalaFa1.1, whole genome shotgun sequence includes:
- the btg3 gene encoding protein BTG3 yields MRREIAAVVFFLKRLVKKRERLDSDKIELFVERLAVALQEKFKGHWYPETPSRGQAYRCIRVNGFYRQDPELLRACRESGVQYRDLGLPREFTLWVDPGEVCCRYGEQNPCFSVATFSSEDEDDKDVAKNVTSALERVTSDYHSGSSSDEESARTSPLTVPNRHSAYQFQMNPAAPSWHPKNMAPFKCPNPPRPHYSYRYRGRAPNIHNAWVPPAHRAGPGYWDTNQNPTH; encoded by the exons ATGAGGCGAGAGATCGCGGCCGTGGTGTTCTTCCTGAAGAGGCTGGTGAAGAAGCGCGAGAGGTTGGATTCAGACAAGATCGAGCTGTTTGTGGAGCGGCTGGCGGTCGCCCTGCAGGAGAAGTTCAAGGGCCACTGGTACCCCGAAAcccccagcagggggcaggCATACAG GTGCATCCGGGTGAACGGGTTCTACCGGCAGGATCCGGAGCTGCTGCGGGCCTGCAGGGAGAGCGGGGTCCAGTACCGGGACCTGGGGCTGCCTCGAGAGTTCACGCTGTGGGTCGACCCCGGGGAGGTGTGCTGCAG ATATGGCGAGCAGAACCCCTGCTTCTCGGTGGCCACTTTCTCCAGCGAGGATGAGGACGACAAAGACGTGGCGAAGAATGTGACCAGCGCCCTGGAGAGGGTGACGTCCGACTACCACTCAGGTTCCTCTTCAGACGAGGAGAGCGCGCGGACCTCCCCCCTCACAGTCCCCAACAGGCACAGCGCCTACCAG TTCCAGATGAATCCAGCTGCCCCCTCATGGCATCCCAAAAACATGGCACCGTTCAAATGCCCCAATCCCCCACGGCCTCACTACAGCTACCGGTACCGCGGGAGAGCCCCCAACATCCACAACGCCTGGGTCCCCCCTGCGCACAGGGCGGGGCCCGGGTACTGGGACACCAACCAAAACCCCACACACTGA